GTTTTTAAGTTTCCCATAATAAACAAACCTTTAGCATTTTGTACTTTTTTAACAATGGTCAATTCTTTATCGCTCAATTCATTAAAAAATTTCGATAAAATAATTTCGCCTTGCTCTTTACTGTAATTATTCGCTTCGCCATTAATGCTAATATCTATTCTATTATCAAAATACTTAGAAAGCTCAGCAGTATTACCTTTATTAATAGCCAATATAATGCCATTGTACTCTGATTGAGCATGGATTTGCCCAAACCATAATACTAACATAAATAGCCATATGTGCTTTAATAAATTCATTATTGATTAACTTCGCATTATCTGCTACATATTTTGTGCCAAAATACTAAAAAGATGTTAACGGACAAGCAAAAAAAAACAATGTTGATAATTATGGACGGTTGGGGAATAAACAATAATGTTTCTCAAAGTGCCATTGCTAAAGCAAAAACGCCTTTTGTTGATAGTTTATATCAGCAATATTCTAATACGCGTTTGTTAACACATGGAGAGTATGTTGGATTACCTAATCATCAAATGGGAAATTCTGAAGTTGGACACATGAACATTGGTGCAGGAAGAATTATCTATCAAGAGTTGCTAAAAATTAACAGAGCAGTTGCCGATGGTAGTTTTGAAAATCAGAAAGTACTACAAGAAACCATAGCGTACTGCAAGCAAAATGATAAAGCATTGCATTTAATGGGTTTGGTCTCAGATGGTGGTGTACATTCACATATCAATCACTTGTTAGCTTTGTGCGATATTCTTTTAAAACACAATCTAACTAAAGTATATATTCATTGTTTTTTAGATGGAAGAGATACTGCTCCTACAAATGGAATAAAGTATTTAAAAATACTATTGAATCATATAAAAAATACATCTATTAAAGTTGCAAGTCTTTGTGGTAGATATTATGCTATGGACAGAGATAAAAGATGGGAACGCATACAAAAAGCATATAATTTATTGGTGAAAGGCGAAGGCGATGTTTTTGAAAATCCTATTGATGCTATACAATCTTCTTACGATAATGGTGTAACAGATGAATTTATTTTGCCAAAAGTGATGGTAGAAAATCAACAGCCAATTGCTACTATAAAAAATGACGATGCTGTAATTTGTTTTAATTTTAGAACTGACAGATGTAGAGAAATTACTGAAGTTTTAACGCAACAAGATTTTCCAACATATAATATGAAAGCATTGGAATTGTATTATACAACGATGACTGTTTACGATGATGCTTTTGTGAAAGTGAATAGCATTTATGGAAAAGAAAACATTAGCAACACAATGGGTGAAGTGTTGAGTAAAAACAACAAAACACAATTGCGCATTGCAGAAACAGAAAAGTATCCACATGTTTCGTTTTTTTATTCTGGTGGAAGAGAAGATCAATTTGATGGTGAAGAACGCATTATGATTAACTCACCTAAAGTAGCAACTTACGATTTACAACCTGAAAT
Above is a genomic segment from Chitinophagales bacterium containing:
- a CDS encoding DUF4783 domain-containing protein, whose translation is MLVLWFGQIHAQSEYNGIILAINKGNTAELSKYFDNRIDISINGEANNYSKEQGEIILSKFFNELSDKELTIVKKVQNAKGLFIMGNLKTKQSNYRVFINIKQIDNKIILQEIRFEKT
- a CDS encoding 2,3-bisphosphoglycerate-independent phosphoglycerate mutase, whose amino-acid sequence is MLTDKQKKTMLIIMDGWGINNNVSQSAIAKAKTPFVDSLYQQYSNTRLLTHGEYVGLPNHQMGNSEVGHMNIGAGRIIYQELLKINRAVADGSFENQKVLQETIAYCKQNDKALHLMGLVSDGGVHSHINHLLALCDILLKHNLTKVYIHCFLDGRDTAPTNGIKYLKILLNHIKNTSIKVASLCGRYYAMDRDKRWERIQKAYNLLVKGEGDVFENPIDAIQSSYDNGVTDEFILPKVMVENQQPIATIKNDDAVICFNFRTDRCREITEVLTQQDFPTYNMKALELYYTTMTVYDDAFVKVNSIYGKENISNTMGEVLSKNNKTQLRIAETEKYPHVSFFYSGGREDQFDGEERIMINSPKVATYDLQPEMSAFQVKDAVIQYIEEKQPDCIILNFANTDMVGHTGVFDAAVKAAETVDTCVEQVVKKALAYNYCIFVTADHGNADIMVNNDGSINTAHTKNVVPLFMIDNNLKPTLQPGILADIAPTMLKVMQIDIPNEMAGTVLF